Proteins co-encoded in one Lycium ferocissimum isolate CSIRO_LF1 unplaced genomic scaffold, AGI_CSIRO_Lferr_CH_V1 ctg9489, whole genome shotgun sequence genomic window:
- the LOC132046112 gene encoding extensin-like encodes MATRPPLKTCDLEITIVSAKHLKNVNWHHGDLKPYVIFWVDPDQRRATQADDSGNTRPVWNERFVLHLPHFSPPQDNILTLEIFHSKPSETPKPLVGTLRVPLKEVDDSNKLRTFELRRPSGRPHGKIRLKLAIRESPTQDYQIPPPSSYYYPPPPPSYRTTTFPSSPYPSHPPPPPASPSPPPTSYPYGGYSDPYASYYPGGYYSQPPPPPRPFVDRQSSYGGMGSRPSAPVDYPPYDQKRSGKMGGVGSGLAVGAVAGALGGLALGEGIKYEEDKIAERVENNIAPRDDYSNYSVEY; translated from the coding sequence ATGGCAACTCGTCCTCCATTGAAAACCTGCGATCTGGAAATCACCATCGTCTCCGCCAAGCACCTGAAGAATGTGAATTGGCATCACGGTGATCTCAAACCCTATGTCATCTTTTGGGTCGACCCGGATCAACGTCGCGCCACACAAGCCGATGATTCGGGCAATACCCGACCCGTTTGGAACGAGCGATTCGTCCTCCATCTTCCTCATTTCTCTCCTCCTCAGGATAATATTCTCACTCTCGAGATCTTCCATTCAAAACCTTCAGAGACTCCCAAACCCTTAGTCGGTACACTTAGGGTTCCATTGAAGGAAGTGGACGATTCCAACAAACTCAGGACTTTTGAGCTCCGACGACCCTCCGGTCGTCCTCATGGTAAGATCCGACTCAAGCTCGCTATTCGCGAATCTCCAACTCAAGATTACCAAATACCCCCTCCTTCTAGCTATTATTACCCTCCTCCTCCCCCTTCCTATAGAACAACAACATTTCCTTCTTCTCCATACCCCTCACACCCTCCTCCTCCACCTGCTTCTCCATCACCACCGCCTACTTCTTATCCATACGGAGGATACTCTGATCCATATGCTAGTTACTACCCTGGGGGGTATTACTCTCAGCCTCCCCCTCCTCCACGACCATTTGTTGACCGGCAATCTAGCTATGGCGGTATGGGGTCGAGGCCGAGCGCACCTGTTGATTATCCTCCTTATGATCAAAAGCGTAGTGGAAAGATGGGAGGAGTGGGCTCCGGATTGGCAGTTGGAGCAGTGGCTGGTGCACTTGGAGGATTGGCATTAGGGGAAGGAATTAAGTACGAGGAAGACAAGATTGCAGAGAGAGTTGAAAACAACATAGCACCCAGGGATGATTACAGCAATTACAGtgttgaatattga